The nucleotide sequence GTGGAAGAAAGTAATGCTGACCTGACATTGCAAACTTTTCTTCTGTTTAATAAATTACCTTTGTTAGTTAGCTTGAACTCCCAATTATTttccagagagacagagagacataaTTTCTAGCTGTCTGTGACTGCAATTGACTTTTCTGCATTGATTAACCAAAAACACTTTCTATTGATGAAAAATAAAGATTTAGTGTTTTCAGAAGGAGAGTTTAGATAACCATTTGGAATACATTATTTCTAATGTGTACTGtgcaattaattgatctgtatgattggtatgcaagacaagtttttcactgtacctcggtacaagtgacaataataaaccaataccaataccaataatccatGTGAGATTAATTCCTCTTTAAGCCATTTATAAGAACATTCACATAAATTGTGATCATGCTTGTGGACCTGTAATCTGCTAATCGTGAATTCAAATCATAGTAATTAGCTTTAATAAAACTTAAGAGAAATGACTCTGAAAACTGATGAACATTCAGCAAACCCCAATTAGTTTACTAATGTTTTGGGCAAGGGGATTTGGCATCACTACCCAGTTTGGTCTGCTCTTGATTTTAGTTCACTTTGCTAGTTTGACTTATCATACAGGTGGGtaataaattatataaatattCTCTTCATTGGTAGAGAAAAGTTATCCACCTCAGCCAGCCATGTTATAGGCCAACTATGCTCAAAAATGAATACATATGCAGAATTCCAATTTCAGAGTACTTAAAGCTTAAATGCAAATGGGTTATATTTCCAGGATGTTTGCAGGAGCTACACTTTAAGATAAAGCTTTAAGATAAAGGCTTGTCTTGGACTGTAGCTATGTAACATCCATGTGAACAAGGAATATGCAATTGCTTACTGTATGGAGCCAAGTAATCCGTGAGAGTCAATTGCTGGCTGATTACAGGGTACTGATATTTTTATTACAGTTTTAATGCCAGTTTGTGCCAAATTCtggacatttattttaatgcatttttagaATTAGGTTAAGATTGTCAAAACCTCCTAAAAGATTGAACTGATTTTACACCTAGATTTCTTGAGGTTAAAGAGCAGTATTTAAGCTCATAATCGTTAAACGGTATTATTTTCTGGTGTTCTTTTACCAACAGGACCATGTTTAATTGCATATTGGAGACATGGGTCTTGGTTAGGACCTGTAAGCTGCCCTCTATGCCGGAGAAAGGTATGAATGAAAAGAAACTATGAATTATATTGAAtctaataaatatttgaaatggagGCCAAAGTGCCAGTGCAGCTGCGGGCATGCATCATTACTACAGGTTGTTGGAGATATGGGGGTGGAAATTTATTGGCCCTGCTGTCAAGTATGAAGGCAAAGATGTGGCTGAAGCACCTGCCCAAACCTTGGGCTTCAGGCTGACTTGCAGTTAAGCTTAGCAAGGGAGTGGTCACAAGGTTACCCTAAGTGTTGGTCAATAACCAGATATGGAGGCAAATTTACAGGCAGCTAGATCCCGCAATCACCAGTAATAGCAAGCTCATTAAAAAGTTTTAATGGGATTGGTTTAGGGATTAAAGTCATCTTGAAAATCAAGAGAACATGCCTATACATCTACAAGTAGTACCATAGCCCAGGCCCCTTCCCTGTTTAAGACACAGATGATTGTGAAGATAAGGAGCAGGTCCAGCCTTTCTAGTCGGTCTTAATTTTGATCTAGAATGAGTCCTTACTTTAATAAAATATCTACTATTAAAGTCTATAGGTCTCTTATTAGCCATGTTTCTTTTGAATGGCCATCACATGTACCACAGCCAAGCAACCTTTTTCCAGTTGATGCATATCTTCCAAATTACCTTCAGTAAGGCCTTGTTTGGAATGATTTGAATATCATAGACACTGCAACTAAGTCTGGCTTTATCAGTACTGGGTGGGTGGAAGGCCCAGCCTAAGGTCTGAGAATATCCTGTATGTTGACACTTCAGTCAATATAATCAATGTGCAAAAAAACACTGAATATTATGCTAATCAATAATTAATACCACTAATTCAATGTTTTTTGTGTAAAACATTTTGATTATCAATTAAAACAGacttctttttattggtattggtttattattgtcacttgtactggggtacagtgaaaagcttgtcttacaaaccgatcgtacaggtcaattcattacacagtgcagttacattgagttagtacagagtgcattgatgtagtacaggtaaaaacaataacagtacagagtaaagtgtcgcagctacagagaaagtgcagtgcaataaggtgcaaggtcataacaaggtagatcgtgaggtcacagtccatctcattgtataagggaaccgttcaatattcttatcatagtggggtagaagctgtccttaagtctggtggtacgtgccctcaggctcctgtatcttcttcccgatggaagaggaaactTTTTAGTGAAATTTAAGTTCAAATTATCCAGGTAATCAACAGCTGGGGGTGGGAATGATCAATTAACAGGAATAGATCACTATAATCCCTCTGAACGTAAACCACCACTGAGCAAAGCAAAAGCCCACTTCATTCTTTTACGTCTATGCTCATAAGAATAGAGATGATTATGTTTCCCTTTATTTCAGGTGAGCCTGCTCTGTAGTCTGTCCCATGAGAATAACCAGGAATGGCACGGGCAGCAGATCCTCCAAGATATTAGAGACTACAACAAGCGTTTCTCTGGACAGCCTCGACCTGTAAGCCTACTCTTTGAAAATACATCTATTGTTAAGTGTGGGAGAACCACCACAATTTCATGTTATCTTGTGAGATCAAATTGGACAAATTAAGGCAAATCATGTGTGACCTTTGTCAAATTCCTTGGAATACAAAGCAAATCTTTAGATCTATATAACAAGAAAAACTAAAGAATAATGAAAATGTTCAGTGCTTAACAAGATTTTATATATCCTACTTTATTATGCTTTGGTGAAAAtaaccaaaaactgcagatgctggaaatctggagtaaaattagaaatgctggaaaaattcctCAGATGAGGccacttctgtgggaagagaaagagaggtaACATTTccgatttctctttccacagatgcggcctgacctgctgagtatttccagcacttctgtttttattatctcaGGTTTGGTTTGAACTGgcaactttgtttttttctcaggTAATTCAGCAAAGGAATCTGCATGCACCAACAACTTGTTCTTTAACCAaaatataaaacactgcagatgctggaaatctgaaattaaaacacagaATCCTCAAAATgcttagtgggtcaggcatcatctgtggatagAGTATGCCTCATTTAAATGATATAATCAAAGTATCAGTGCTCTGTGGAGCTGCTAAACTGGTATGGACAAGGTATAGAGAAATAATCTGGAggagtggaggtggtggggtaATATGGAGAGTTGTGAAACAAACAGGAAGATTCATGGGGGAGCCATAACATGCATTATCCACAGGATTCACAAACAAAGCAGATATGAAACTACTTCTGAAGTGATCTGCATTGGTCCCTGTAAAGGACGGTTAGTTTGTGTCTTCAATAAACAACTAGTTGCTGATCTAAATGATAATTGTAAGAATGGCAGAGGCCCCCAAGATAAATATTTCATGAGATTTTCATCTGTTTCAAGTGAGAGGGCTTCAGGCATGAAGACAGCAAAGAGGTTATTTAGAAAATCGCATATTAAGTGAAAACAACATGTTTAGTGAACATGTAGTGCATCATCTCTCAGGgcaaatccttccttaaataaagagatcaACACTGCAGACCTCCAGGTTTTGTAGCAGGACTTCCTgcaggaaccattctagaatctataAAATTTAGATGATAGCCAGAGCATCCTTTAGCTATCCCTTTGTAAATTTTGGGATGTAGATCACTAGGTTTTAATGGTTTTCAATATTATTAATTTTTCTAgtaccttttttttatatactaacACTAATTTCCCTCATTCTCACTAGACTCTTTGGTTTTAGCAgattttttgtattttcttccaCAAGGAGAGACTATgtatttaagaccataagacgtaggagcagaattaggccattcagcccattagtttgctccaccattcgatcatagctgatttatttttccctctcaacctcattctcctgccttctccctgtaaactttgactcccttactaatctagaacctatcgacctccactttaaatatacccaatgacttggcctccacagccatctgtggcaatgaattccacggattcaccaccctttggctaaagaaattcctcctcatctctgttctaaagagatgaCCTTCTatcttgaggctgtgccctctggtcctagactttcccactactggaagcatcctctccatgtccaccctatccaggcctttcaatattcagtaagtttcaatgagatccccactcatccttctaaactccagcgagtacagggtCAGAACCATCAAACAGTCCTCATATTTTAACCCTtttattcccaggatcattcttgtaaacctcctctggaccctctccaatgccagcatatccttccttagagatGGGgcgcaaaactgctcacaatactccagatgtggtctgaccaacaccttataaagactcagcattacatcattgcttttatattctagtcctctcgaaatgaatgctaacattgcatttgccttccttactatcgactcaacctgcaagttaaccttcagggaatcctgcactaggattcccaagtcccttcgcatctccaatttctgaatttgctccccgtttagaaaatagtctatgcctttattccttctaccaaagtgcatgaccgtacatttccctacactgtgttccatctgccacttctttgcccattctcccaacttgtccaagcccTTCTGCAGACTATTTATTATCCCTaccattttcttattccccattataaattctcctaaGTGTAATTTAGTTACTGCACATTGTCAAGTCATTCTTGTTCCCTGTAACATCTTATGCTTTTGATCAGTTTACAGATTATGTCTTCGACATGCCACTGTTGCTCCAGTTGGTTTTCAGAGGGCTCTTGACAATGGCTGGATTGGTGTGGATCTTCTGTTTGAGGATTGCAATTTGTTTCTTTGGAGCCATCGTCCACTTCACTTCTCCTCTTGATATAATACCTGAAACATTCAATGGGATCTTGAGGACCTTTGATGATTTGACTGTTGTAATCCTCTTGCTTTCCTGCATTATTAATATTGGCCAGCAGATGGGGCTAGAAGAAACGAGGCGAACAAACACCACAAGCCAAAGTCTATAACCAGGAATGTGGACCATGTCTGGCAAATGTTCAGTAAAACTGTAAATATGCTTTAGCGATGTGAATTGATAGCTGTACATAGACTTTTAAGGTTACTGTTGCTTGGTATATAACATCCTTGTTTGTAAGAATCATAACCAGTTCCCCAAAACTGTTTTTAGGTCAATAAATCTGTAACTATTTATGTATTTCACTGATAAGTATAAAATACATTTCCAAAAACCTTGGGAGTCCAAACTGATAATGTTTTTAATCCTATTATTATCTTTATGTAATGAcatctgtttaaaaacaaaaaaatcaagtaTTATTTTGAGATTGGTAGAGtgaattggagtgtattagctctaagaagaggtcggacaaacttaggcctttttttcctctggagcgtcggaagctgagggacaacctgatagaagtatataaaattatgagagacgtagatagggtAGTAGTCAGTGTCTTTTCCCCCAGAGGAAACATAAAATACTCAAgggcaggtgagaaggggaaaggagatttgaggcaagttcttttacacaggtGATACCTGCCTCAGggcaggtggtagaagcagatacaatagcaatgtttaagaggcatttagactgataCATGGGCAAGTAATAATGGGATACAGGCCATGTGCGGGCAGGGGTATTAGTTTAGATTTGTATCATGGTCAGTGcatacatggtgggctgaagagcctcttcctgtgctatactgttctacgttctcaaTAAGTGATAAGTTCCCTGTCAAACTGGTCTTACAGGAAAGCTTTAAACATGAAAATGAATCTGTCTTGCTATCAGTATCTCTTTCCAACTTCAATATTATGCATGTTGTTTAATTCTACTAAAAGTCAGTCACTCTGTTATATCCTCTTCTGTCCAAATGCTCTCTCTTAATGTGCACGTGTCAATATTTCATATTATGTTGATTAAAATAGCAGCCTATAATATTCCATTACACTTATATTTGGAAGTGGGATTCCAGGAAAATACATGGAGTGAATATTTGTTAAACTATTAATATGCTTTGTAAGTTTTACAGTCACAACATTGAATCTCTGTGTAACAGCTTCACCCTTTCACCTCTTCAAAACCAAAATTGCTTTGGCTctaattacattgtttaaagtgAAAAAAACAAGAAGAGGCAGTATCATGTTACTTACTGTCAATTATGCTGCACATGAACTGCTCTAAATGTACACATACATTCCTTTCATCAGACTGGAGTGAAATCTACCAGAATTATTTGTGCAGGAATATGATGCCCTGTGCAAACGAGTCTCAATGAAGTCAGAGAATATCAGGGGAAGCAAAAGGTACCCAAAAGGTCTGGAGTTATTTGAAAAGGCAATTTATGGAGTAAAAAGGTGCTGCCCATAGAGGAAGTGAGTCTGGTGATTACTGGGGGAAAGAAACTTTAATATGACAGAAGTTTGGGAAGACATGAACAAAAGGGGCCAAGAATGACACAGAAGACAATTAGCTAGGACTTGCTTTGGAACTTCTATTGTTCAACATGTACAATTTATAAATCAGGGTGCTAAAAACATGAAAATGTCCCGTATGTTTTCACTGTGACCCAGTATGTGCTCAACTGCTAGCTGACTACAGTCCTAGGAGATTGCAGCCCCAGCGAGATAGCTGGCTGATGAATGTGTATAC is from Pristis pectinata isolate sPriPec2 chromosome 3, sPriPec2.1.pri, whole genome shotgun sequence and encodes:
- the LOC127567733 gene encoding E3 ubiquitin-protein ligase RNF170-like; the encoded protein is MEHRKAKGLTNQCSGQPRDSYNNSYLELQTCSKSCFHGDLQCPICLQVPTFPVETSCGHLFCGPCLIAYWRHGSWLGPVSCPLCRRKVSLLCSLSHENNQEWHGQQILQDIRDYNKRFSGQPRPFTDYVFDMPLLLQLVFRGLLTMAGLVWIFCLRIAICFFGAIVHFTSPLDIIPETFNGILRTFDDLTVVILLLSCIINIGQQMGLEETRRTNTTSQSL